A single Prevotella sp. E15-22 DNA region contains:
- a CDS encoding YgiQ family radical SAM protein, translated as MEYRLTDFLPTTKKELELRGWDYVDVILFSGDAYVDHPSFGAAVIGRVLESAGYRVAIVPQPDWHGDFRDFKKLGRPRLFFGISPGCMDSMVNKYTAARRLRSEDAYSPDGRHDMRPEYPTIVYTQILKKLYPDVPVILGGIEASLRRLTHYDYWQDKLRPSILLDSGGDIISYGMGEKTIVEIANKLSEGCRVKDLYDLPQTVYLTRDIQPKENDIVLHSHEECLQNKKAQAENFRHIEEQSNMMHAQRLIQQVGSQYVVVNPPYPPMTTDELDASFDLPYTRQPHPKYKGKRIPAYDMIKFSVNIHRGCFGGCAFCTISAHQGKFIACRSKESVLKEVKQVVQMPDFKGYLSDVGGPSANMYGMHGRNLNACEKCKRPSCIHPQVCPNLNTSHQQLLDLYRSVDAIPGIKKSFIGSGVRYDLLLHKSKDEAANQSTKEYTRELIRNHVSGRLKVAPEHTSDRVLMLMRKPPFSQFGEFKRIFDRINREENLRQQIIPYFISSHPGCHEEDMAELAVLTKNLDFQLEQVQDFTPTPMTVATETWYTGYHPYTLEPVFSAKSPREKQAQRQYFFWYKPEERRGIEQSLKRIGRQDLIRQLFNSPMPNAVPPRQNYPVQNNQHAKRNNSAYGKSKKRR; from the coding sequence ATGGAGTATCGGCTGACTGATTTCTTACCTACTACAAAAAAAGAGCTTGAGCTGCGAGGTTGGGATTATGTAGATGTTATTCTTTTCTCGGGCGATGCCTACGTAGACCACCCATCATTTGGTGCGGCCGTCATCGGGCGTGTGCTCGAGTCGGCAGGTTATCGTGTGGCCATTGTACCTCAGCCCGACTGGCACGGAGACTTCCGCGACTTCAAGAAGTTGGGACGCCCACGATTATTTTTCGGCATCTCGCCTGGCTGCATGGATTCGATGGTTAATAAATACACGGCAGCCCGACGCCTTCGTTCCGAAGATGCCTACTCACCCGATGGTCGCCACGACATGCGTCCTGAATATCCCACCATCGTCTATACACAGATACTCAAAAAACTCTATCCCGACGTTCCTGTGATACTTGGTGGCATTGAGGCCTCTCTGCGCCGATTGACCCATTACGACTATTGGCAAGACAAATTACGGCCCAGCATTCTTTTAGATAGCGGAGGCGACATCATTAGCTATGGCATGGGCGAGAAGACCATTGTAGAGATTGCCAACAAGCTGTCAGAAGGCTGCCGAGTGAAAGATCTGTACGATTTGCCACAGACAGTCTATCTGACAAGAGACATACAGCCCAAGGAAAACGACATCGTGCTTCATAGTCACGAGGAATGCCTCCAGAACAAAAAAGCACAAGCCGAGAATTTCCGCCATATTGAGGAGCAGTCGAACATGATGCACGCCCAACGTCTTATTCAGCAAGTGGGAAGTCAGTATGTGGTGGTAAATCCACCATATCCACCAATGACCACAGACGAACTTGATGCCTCGTTCGACCTGCCCTACACTCGTCAGCCCCACCCCAAATATAAAGGCAAGCGCATTCCCGCCTACGATATGATTAAGTTCTCGGTCAATATTCATCGCGGATGCTTTGGCGGCTGCGCCTTCTGCACCATCTCAGCCCATCAAGGAAAGTTCATCGCCTGTCGTTCAAAGGAGAGTGTCTTGAAAGAAGTAAAGCAGGTTGTCCAGATGCCCGACTTCAAAGGCTATCTAAGTGATGTCGGTGGACCTAGTGCCAATATGTATGGCATGCATGGCCGCAACCTCAACGCATGCGAGAAATGTAAGCGTCCCAGTTGCATCCATCCGCAAGTATGCCCCAACCTTAATACCAGTCATCAGCAATTGTTAGACCTCTATCGTTCTGTCGATGCTATTCCTGGCATCAAAAAGAGTTTCATTGGTAGTGGCGTACGCTACGATTTGCTGCTGCACAAGAGCAAGGATGAGGCCGCCAACCAATCAACTAAAGAATACACACGCGAACTGATACGGAATCACGTCAGCGGACGCTTGAAAGTGGCACCCGAGCACACCAGCGACCGCGTGCTGATGCTCATGCGAAAACCACCATTCTCGCAGTTTGGCGAGTTTAAGCGCATCTTCGACCGTATCAACCGCGAGGAGAATCTACGTCAACAAATCATTCCCTACTTCATCAGTAGTCACCCCGGCTGCCACGAAGAGGATATGGCCGAGTTGGCCGTTCTGACAAAGAATTTAGACTTCCAACTGGAGCAAGTACAAGACTTCACACCAACGCCGATGACTGTAGCCACAGAGACATGGTACACAGGCTATCATCCCTATACACTGGAACCAGTATTCTCGGCCAAGTCGCCACGTGAGAAACAAGCCCAGCGTCAATACTTTTTCTGGTATAAGCCCGAGGAACGCCGCGGTATAGAACAGAGTTTGAAGCGCATCGGCCGACAAGACCTCATCCGCCAACTCTTCAATTCACCGATGCCCAACGCCGTGCCGCCAAGACAAAATTATCCCGTTCAAAACAATCAACACGCCAAGCGGAACAATTCTGCATACGGCAAGTCCAAAAAACGAAGGTAA
- a CDS encoding diphosphate--fructose-6-phosphate 1-phosphotransferase produces MEKSALQIARAAYQPKLPRGLKGAVKVVEGAPTQSVDNQEEIKALFPNTYGMPLVEFVPGEDKSYEPMNVGIILSGGQAPGGHNVITGLFDAVKRLNPANRLYGFILGPGGLVDHNYMELTKEIVDEYRNTGGFDMIGSGRTKLEKEEQFEKGLEIIRELGIKAIVIIGGDDSNTNACVLAEYYAAKKYGVQVIGCPKTIDGDLKNDQIETSFGFDTACKTYSELIGNIERDCNSARKYWHFIKVMGRSASHIALECALQTQPNICLVSEEIEQKAMSLDDIVAYIANAVAQRAADGNNFGTVVIPEGVIEFIPAIKKLIAQLNDVLALPEAKNISRDEQVDFAKSHLTAENLAVFNSLPEGVARQLALDRDPHGNVQVSLIETEKLLSEMVAKKLDEMKKEGKYVGKFAAQHHFFGYEGRCAAPSNFDADYCYALGTSAAQLIAAGKTGYMAIVKNTTAPADDWKAGGVPITMMMNMEKRNGEMKPVIRKALVELDGKPFKTFAAQRDRWARETAYVYPGPIQYWGPTEVCDQPTKTLALEQAK; encoded by the coding sequence ATGGAAAAAAGTGCATTGCAAATTGCAAGAGCAGCTTATCAGCCCAAGTTGCCCCGTGGTCTTAAGGGTGCAGTAAAGGTTGTTGAAGGTGCTCCCACTCAGAGTGTTGATAACCAGGAAGAAATCAAGGCCCTCTTCCCCAATACCTATGGAATGCCTCTTGTTGAGTTTGTTCCCGGTGAAGATAAGAGCTACGAGCCCATGAACGTTGGTATTATCCTTAGTGGTGGTCAGGCTCCTGGCGGTCATAACGTGATTACTGGTCTGTTCGATGCTGTGAAGCGTTTGAACCCAGCCAACCGTCTCTATGGCTTTATTCTTGGTCCTGGCGGTTTGGTTGATCACAACTACATGGAGCTCACCAAGGAGATTGTTGATGAGTATCGTAATACTGGTGGCTTTGATATGATTGGTTCTGGTCGTACAAAACTTGAGAAAGAGGAGCAGTTCGAGAAAGGTCTTGAGATTATTCGCGAGCTGGGTATTAAGGCTATCGTGATTATCGGTGGTGACGACTCAAATACCAACGCATGTGTGTTGGCAGAGTACTATGCTGCTAAGAAGTATGGTGTTCAGGTTATTGGTTGCCCCAAGACTATCGACGGTGACTTGAAGAACGATCAGATTGAAACTTCTTTCGGTTTCGATACCGCTTGTAAGACATACTCAGAGCTCATTGGTAATATCGAACGCGACTGTAACTCAGCACGTAAGTATTGGCACTTCATTAAGGTGATGGGTCGTTCAGCTTCTCACATTGCACTTGAGTGCGCTTTGCAGACACAGCCAAACATCTGCCTCGTTTCTGAGGAGATTGAGCAGAAGGCCATGAGTCTTGATGATATCGTTGCTTATATTGCTAATGCTGTTGCTCAGCGTGCTGCCGATGGCAACAACTTTGGTACTGTTGTTATTCCTGAGGGCGTTATCGAGTTCATCCCTGCCATCAAGAAACTTATTGCTCAGTTGAACGACGTTTTGGCTTTGCCCGAGGCAAAGAACATCAGTCGCGACGAGCAGGTTGACTTCGCTAAGAGTCACCTCACCGCAGAGAACCTTGCTGTATTTAACAGTCTGCCCGAGGGCGTGGCTCGTCAGCTGGCTCTTGATCGTGACCCTCACGGAAACGTACAGGTATCGCTCATTGAGACCGAGAAGCTGCTTTCTGAGATGGTAGCTAAGAAGCTTGATGAAATGAAGAAAGAAGGTAAGTATGTTGGTAAATTCGCTGCTCAGCACCACTTCTTCGGTTATGAGGGTCGTTGTGCTGCTCCTTCTAACTTTGATGCCGACTATTGCTATGCTCTTGGTACCAGCGCAGCTCAGTTGATTGCTGCTGGCAAGACTGGTTATATGGCTATTGTGAAGAATACCACTGCTCCTGCCGATGATTGGAAGGCTGGTGGTGTGCCCATCACGATGATGATGAACATGGAGAAGCGTAATGGTGAGATGAAGCCTGTTATCCGCAAAGCTCTTGTAGAACTCGACGGTAAACCCTTCAAGACCTTCGCTGCTCAGCGTGATCGTTGGGCTCGCGAGACCGCTTACGTTTATCCCGGTCCTATTCAGTATTGGGGTCCCACAGAAGTTTGTGACCAGCCCACTAAGACGCTGGCACTTGAACAGGCAAAATAA
- a CDS encoding thiamine phosphate synthase — protein MKLIIMTKATFFVEEDKILTTLFEEGLENLHLYKPNSEPVYSERLLTLLSDEYYKRITVHDHFYLREEFGLKSIHLDTLDTELPYGYRGDYSCTCRSLDQLQECKKKASYVFLQNIFDSQSNPNDTQSFTEEELRAAAKQGLIDKHVYALGGLNLENIRMVRDLGFGGVVICGDLWNRFNIHQEQDYKDLIGHFKKWQKAVN, from the coding sequence ATGAAACTCATCATCATGACAAAGGCCACGTTTTTCGTGGAGGAAGACAAGATTCTCACTACCCTCTTTGAAGAAGGGCTGGAGAATCTTCATCTATATAAGCCAAACTCGGAGCCAGTCTACTCCGAAAGGCTTCTCACCCTGCTTTCTGACGAATATTACAAGCGCATTACCGTGCACGACCACTTCTATCTTCGCGAGGAGTTCGGTTTAAAGAGTATCCATTTGGATACCCTAGATACCGAGTTGCCCTACGGCTACCGTGGCGACTACAGTTGTACCTGTCGTTCGCTTGACCAATTGCAGGAATGCAAGAAAAAAGCCAGTTACGTATTCCTGCAGAACATCTTCGACAGCCAGAGCAACCCCAACGACACCCAGTCGTTTACAGAAGAAGAATTGCGCGCTGCTGCCAAACAAGGGCTCATCGATAAGCACGTCTATGCCTTGGGCGGCCTGAATCTGGAAAACATCCGAATGGTGCGCGACCTTGGCTTTGGAGGCGTGGTGATTTGCGGCGACCTGTGGAACCGATTCAACATTCACCAGGAGCAAGACTATAAAGACCTGATTGGTCATTTCAAGAAATGGCAGAAGGCCGTTAACTAA
- a CDS encoding xanthan lyase, whose protein sequence is MYRLTFLFLTLFVLSGRQHLTAQVTWEHIDYKGEPWVKNTSRPYSISHGLEGRHIALWASHGRYFDNKEGQWRWQRPALFGTTEDLFTQTIVVPYLIPMLENAGAVVFTPRERDWQRNEVIVDNNYEQSTSVYQENGTHHTWKDAPHAGFAMHAGLYHDLENPFEAGTARMIETTHSRNAVSTVSYQPDIPEEGQYAVYVSYQTIEDAVDDAHYTVWHKGQKTEFHVNQQMGGSTWVYLGTFAFDKGCSEQNCVILSNDSHHKGHITADAVRFGGGMGNIERGGETSGLPRCLEGARYYAQWAGMPYDVYSSKHGENDYGDDINVRSLMTNLLCGGSPFAPDSIGRKVPIELSLAIHSDAGYTDTGVGVYGSLSICTTHHGDSVLAAGISREASYELASDLLHNTTEDLRYRLGEWVARNLYNRNYSETRIPIVPSAILETLSHQNFGDMKYGQDPNFRFTLARSIYKTLLRYITQRHGKECVVQPLPPTDFRIEFTDKKGQVKLSWIGLEDGQEVTSTPTGYTLYIGQENGDFDNGTYLRGTSCNIQLKPYILYKFRITANNDGGQSFPSETLTALYNPQASQNIMIVNGFNRLSSPAISKTGQGFDMSDDMGISYGRTCGWLGLQRIFDVKKIGVEDSTGLGYTTPDFQGMFIAGNEFNYSVEHANAIRRAGNYNIMSASGKAIEKGYLDLRPYQVVDLLLGLEKNDGHSIVLYKSFPYALQQQLRNYTAQGGNLLVSGAYTGSDMTSEDEKLFMNDVLNTRYEGVNTDLNEGVSGMGKTFSFYRLLNEQHYSANKTDILMPANMLAFPAMVYADGTSAAVASQNGKYNAFVMGFPFECIKDEDIKAIIMKGILNFLINK, encoded by the coding sequence ATGTATAGACTAACATTTCTATTTCTAACACTATTTGTGCTATCAGGTCGTCAACACCTGACAGCACAAGTTACATGGGAACATATAGATTACAAAGGAGAGCCATGGGTTAAGAACACTTCTCGTCCCTACTCCATCAGCCACGGACTGGAAGGGCGCCATATAGCACTCTGGGCCAGTCACGGACGCTACTTCGACAACAAAGAAGGACAATGGCGTTGGCAGCGTCCTGCATTATTTGGCACCACCGAGGACTTATTCACTCAAACCATTGTGGTACCATATCTCATCCCCATGCTCGAGAATGCCGGTGCCGTTGTATTCACACCTCGCGAGCGCGACTGGCAGCGCAACGAGGTTATCGTTGACAACAACTACGAGCAGTCGACATCAGTCTATCAGGAAAACGGAACGCACCATACGTGGAAAGACGCTCCTCATGCAGGATTTGCCATGCATGCAGGATTATATCACGACCTAGAGAACCCCTTCGAAGCAGGCACAGCGCGTATGATTGAGACAACCCATTCGCGCAACGCAGTAAGTACAGTTAGTTACCAGCCAGACATCCCCGAGGAGGGACAGTATGCTGTCTATGTAAGCTACCAGACTATCGAAGATGCCGTTGACGACGCACACTACACCGTATGGCATAAAGGTCAGAAGACAGAGTTTCATGTCAACCAGCAAATGGGTGGCTCCACATGGGTATATCTAGGAACATTCGCTTTTGACAAAGGTTGTTCTGAGCAGAATTGCGTCATTTTATCAAATGACAGTCACCACAAAGGTCACATAACAGCCGATGCAGTAAGATTTGGCGGAGGCATGGGAAATATTGAACGTGGCGGCGAGACAAGTGGCTTGCCACGCTGCCTGGAGGGAGCCCGATACTATGCACAATGGGCGGGAATGCCCTATGACGTATACAGTTCCAAGCATGGAGAGAACGACTATGGCGACGACATCAACGTCCGTTCACTCATGACAAACCTTTTATGTGGTGGTTCGCCTTTTGCCCCCGACTCCATCGGGCGTAAAGTCCCCATTGAACTATCATTAGCCATTCACAGCGATGCGGGTTATACAGACACCGGGGTGGGTGTTTACGGCTCTCTGAGCATCTGCACCACCCATCACGGCGATAGCGTTCTGGCTGCTGGAATCAGTCGTGAAGCTTCATATGAGCTGGCTTCCGATTTGCTGCACAACACCACCGAGGACCTAAGATATCGTCTTGGCGAATGGGTGGCACGCAACCTCTACAACCGCAACTATTCCGAGACACGCATACCCATCGTGCCAAGTGCCATTCTAGAGACATTATCGCACCAGAACTTCGGCGATATGAAATACGGTCAAGATCCCAACTTCCGATTCACATTGGCACGTTCCATCTATAAAACATTGCTTCGATACATCACACAACGACACGGAAAAGAATGCGTAGTACAGCCTTTACCCCCCACAGACTTCCGTATTGAGTTCACAGACAAGAAAGGACAAGTAAAACTAAGTTGGATTGGTCTGGAAGACGGCCAAGAAGTAACATCAACTCCAACAGGCTACACCCTATATATTGGTCAGGAAAATGGCGACTTCGACAACGGCACCTATCTTCGTGGCACATCATGCAATATTCAGTTAAAGCCTTACATCCTCTATAAGTTTCGAATAACAGCAAACAACGACGGTGGACAAAGTTTCCCTTCAGAAACGCTAACCGCACTATATAATCCACAGGCCAGCCAAAACATCATGATTGTCAATGGCTTCAATCGTCTCTCGTCACCAGCCATCAGTAAAACAGGACAAGGTTTCGACATGAGCGACGATATGGGTATCAGCTACGGGCGAACATGCGGTTGGTTAGGACTTCAGCGCATTTTCGACGTAAAAAAAATTGGTGTAGAGGATTCCACCGGGCTGGGATATACAACCCCTGATTTTCAAGGAATGTTCATTGCTGGCAACGAATTCAACTATAGTGTTGAACATGCTAATGCTATTCGTCGCGCAGGCAACTACAACATCATGAGTGCATCAGGAAAAGCTATAGAAAAGGGCTATCTTGACCTGCGCCCATACCAGGTTGTCGACCTTCTGCTAGGACTCGAAAAGAACGACGGACACAGTATTGTATTATATAAGAGTTTCCCGTATGCTCTACAACAGCAACTCAGAAACTACACGGCCCAAGGCGGCAACCTTCTGGTGAGCGGAGCCTATACTGGTTCGGACATGACATCAGAAGACGAGAAATTATTTATGAACGACGTTCTAAATACACGATACGAAGGCGTCAACACCGATCTAAACGAAGGCGTGAGCGGTATGGGAAAAACATTCAGTTTCTATCGATTGCTGAACGAACAACACTATTCCGCTAACAAGACAGATATACTGATGCCTGCCAACATGCTGGCTTTCCCTGCAATGGTATATGCCGACGGAACTAGCGCAGCTGTCGCTAGCCAGAATGGAAAATACAACGCATTTGTCATGGGTTTTCCATTTGAATGCATCAAGGATGAAGATATTAAAGCTATAATAATGAAAGGAATATTAAATTTCTTAATAAACAAATAG
- a CDS encoding glycoside hydrolase family 25 protein — translation MSGNKTIKRSQAGRKRPRLTSPVRRKKPSVIIRLLRHVPGWAWWMGGFSIAGIYIWFFYYFFVSSSALRWQALYGEINYPEGFDIHGIDISHYQGEIDWELLRNQGSIDDCPICFVMIKATEGCTKIDKNFHDNFYQAREYGFTRGAYHYFSTQSSAKAQASHFINTVKLEPGDLPPVLDVEQRPRRQSLDDFQNSVLEWLQVVESHYGVKPILYTYYKFKLDYLNDSVFNQYPYWIAHYYVDSLKYEGDWKFWQHTDAGSLPGIKGPVDFNIYNGSFYDLRQMTIGSQETIGVDAYRTPIESY, via the coding sequence ATGTCTGGAAATAAAACTATCAAGCGAAGTCAGGCGGGTCGCAAACGACCACGCTTGACTTCGCCTGTTCGTAGAAAGAAACCAAGTGTAATTATCCGTTTGTTGCGCCATGTTCCAGGTTGGGCGTGGTGGATGGGCGGATTCTCAATTGCGGGTATTTATATTTGGTTCTTCTATTATTTCTTTGTTTCGTCTTCAGCATTGCGTTGGCAGGCACTTTATGGCGAAATAAACTATCCTGAAGGTTTTGATATTCACGGTATTGACATCAGTCACTATCAAGGTGAAATAGATTGGGAATTATTGCGAAACCAGGGCTCTATTGATGATTGCCCCATTTGTTTTGTTATGATCAAGGCTACAGAGGGTTGTACCAAGATTGACAAGAATTTCCACGATAATTTCTATCAAGCCCGTGAATATGGTTTTACGCGTGGAGCCTATCATTATTTTAGTACCCAGTCTTCGGCAAAGGCACAGGCTTCCCATTTTATTAATACTGTAAAACTGGAACCTGGTGACCTTCCTCCCGTACTTGATGTGGAACAAAGACCTCGTCGACAGTCTTTAGACGATTTTCAGAATAGTGTGCTGGAATGGCTTCAAGTTGTTGAGTCGCATTATGGTGTGAAGCCCATTCTCTATACCTATTATAAGTTTAAACTCGATTATTTGAACGACTCAGTTTTTAATCAGTATCCCTATTGGATTGCGCATTATTATGTGGACAGTCTGAAGTATGAGGGCGATTGGAAGTTTTGGCAACACACTGATGCGGGCAGTCTGCCTGGCATCAAGGGACCGGTCGATTTCAATATCTATAATGGCTCATTCTACGATTTGCGTCAGATGACAATTGGTAGTCAGGAAACCATCGGTGTTGATGCATACAGAACGCCTATTGAAAGCTACTGA
- the hisB gene encoding bifunctional histidinol-phosphatase/imidazoleglycerol-phosphate dehydratase HisB codes for MNPQRILFIDRDGTIVEEPHDEQVDALEKIRFKPGVFRWLSFLREKTDFRFVMVSNQDGLGTSSFPEDTFWPAHNFILEALKGEGVEFDDILVDNHFPEDNAPTRKPQTGLVEKYMNDPAYDIANSYVIGDRETDAQFAKNIGCKSLILSDALSWKQVAEQIFDGERTAEVKRTTKETDIYIKVTLDGTGQADIQTGLGFFDHMLEQIARHGQMDLVIHTKGDLHVDEHHTIEDTGLALGECLLKALGSKRGIERYGFSLPMDDCHAHVALDFGGRPWLIWNTEFHREHVGDVPTEMFFHFFKSLSDAAQMNLYIEADGDNEHHKAEAIFKALARSLKSAVRRDIDHYQLPSTKGML; via the coding sequence ATGAACCCTCAACGTATCCTATTCATTGACCGTGACGGCACCATCGTCGAAGAACCACACGACGAACAAGTAGATGCCCTAGAAAAGATTCGCTTCAAGCCAGGTGTTTTTCGTTGGCTTTCTTTTCTTCGTGAAAAAACTGATTTCCGCTTCGTAATGGTCAGCAACCAGGACGGATTAGGTACGTCATCGTTTCCTGAGGACACGTTTTGGCCTGCGCATAATTTCATTTTGGAAGCTCTGAAAGGCGAAGGTGTTGAGTTCGACGACATTCTCGTGGACAATCACTTTCCGGAAGACAATGCTCCCACCCGTAAGCCACAGACAGGCCTCGTTGAGAAATACATGAACGACCCTGCCTATGACATAGCCAATAGCTATGTTATTGGTGATCGTGAAACAGATGCGCAGTTTGCCAAGAATATAGGATGTAAGTCGCTAATATTAAGCGATGCCCTTTCGTGGAAACAGGTGGCCGAACAAATATTCGATGGAGAACGTACTGCAGAAGTGAAACGAACCACCAAGGAAACCGATATATATATAAAGGTGACACTTGACGGCACCGGACAAGCTGACATACAAACCGGTTTAGGATTCTTCGACCATATGCTTGAACAGATTGCACGCCATGGTCAGATGGATTTGGTAATACACACAAAGGGCGACCTTCATGTGGACGAGCATCACACCATCGAGGACACAGGACTGGCTTTAGGTGAATGTTTGCTGAAGGCGTTAGGTTCGAAACGAGGTATTGAGCGATATGGATTCTCACTTCCCATGGACGACTGTCATGCTCACGTAGCTTTAGACTTTGGTGGCCGTCCCTGGCTAATCTGGAATACGGAATTTCATCGCGAGCATGTTGGCGATGTTCCAACAGAAATGTTCTTCCATTTCTTCAAAAGCCTGAGTGATGCTGCACAGATGAATCTCTACATTGAGGCAGATGGTGACAACGAGCACCATAAAGCAGAAGCAATCTTTAAGGCTTTAGCACGTTCGCTGAAATCAGCCGTACGTCGTGACATAGACCACTATCAATTGCCCTCAACAAAAGGTATGCTATAA
- a CDS encoding 1-acyl-sn-glycerol-3-phosphate acyltransferase, which produces MWQKFCNWLLFKKMGWTANITEKHPEKYIICLAPHTSNWDFLIGQLYNGAKGLDSNFLMKKEWFFWPLGTLFKRIGGIPVYRQKHTSMTDSMAETAKQATSFHLCITPEGTRSRVEEWKKGFYFIALKANIPILLYGLDYEKKHIQCTKTIIPTGDLEADMREIKLYFKDFKGKRPELFTIGNV; this is translated from the coding sequence ATGTGGCAGAAATTTTGTAACTGGTTATTATTCAAAAAAATGGGATGGACAGCTAATATTACTGAAAAACATCCCGAGAAATACATTATTTGTCTTGCTCCACACACCAGCAATTGGGACTTTCTTATAGGCCAGCTATATAATGGTGCTAAAGGTTTGGACAGCAATTTTCTAATGAAGAAAGAGTGGTTTTTCTGGCCACTTGGCACATTATTCAAACGAATAGGCGGCATCCCCGTATACCGTCAAAAACACACAAGCATGACCGACTCAATGGCAGAGACGGCCAAGCAAGCCACCTCTTTTCACCTATGTATTACCCCCGAAGGTACTCGCTCACGTGTTGAGGAATGGAAGAAGGGCTTTTACTTCATTGCACTAAAAGCCAACATTCCCATTCTGCTCTACGGCTTGGACTACGAAAAGAAACACATTCAATGTACCAAGACCATCATCCCCACAGGCGATCTTGAGGCTGACATGCGTGAAATAAAACTATACTTCAAAGACTTTAAAGGCAAGCGGCCCGAACTGTTCACGATAGGTAATGTATAG
- a CDS encoding Gfo/Idh/MocA family protein, with the protein MKKLKWGFIGCGEVCEKKSGPAFAEVEDSTVVAVMSRSERKARSYAERHHVPKWYTDAQELIDDPDVNAIYVATPPSSHATFAIMAMKAGKPVYVEKPLAANYEDCARINRISEQTGVPCFVAYYRRYLPYFLRVKNIVEQGIIGNVINVQIRFAWPPRELDYVHPENLPWRLQPDIAGGGYFYDLAPHQLDLLQEMFGVIVEARGICANRGRLYSAEDSVSAVFRFENGLPGSGSWCFVGHESARTDRILIIGNQGSLSFSVFNYDPIELHTSEGTQRIEVPNPPYVQYPLIKNVCEHLQGRAVCTATSVSATSVNWVLDRILGKY; encoded by the coding sequence ATGAAAAAGTTGAAGTGGGGTTTTATTGGCTGTGGAGAGGTTTGCGAGAAGAAAAGTGGACCGGCCTTTGCTGAAGTAGAGGACTCTACGGTTGTGGCTGTGATGAGCCGTTCGGAAAGAAAGGCACGGTCATATGCTGAGCGTCATCATGTGCCTAAGTGGTATACTGATGCACAGGAACTTATTGATGACCCTGATGTGAATGCTATTTATGTGGCTACTCCCCCTTCAAGTCATGCCACTTTTGCTATTATGGCCATGAAGGCAGGAAAGCCAGTTTACGTAGAGAAACCTTTGGCAGCTAACTATGAGGACTGTGCTCGAATCAATCGCATTAGTGAGCAAACGGGTGTGCCGTGCTTTGTGGCTTATTATCGTAGATATTTACCTTATTTCTTGCGAGTTAAGAATATAGTTGAGCAGGGCATTATAGGTAATGTTATTAATGTGCAGATTAGGTTTGCTTGGCCACCCCGTGAGTTGGACTATGTTCATCCCGAGAATTTGCCATGGCGCCTTCAGCCAGATATTGCTGGTGGTGGTTATTTCTACGATTTAGCGCCTCATCAACTTGATTTGCTACAGGAGATGTTTGGCGTCATTGTTGAAGCACGAGGAATATGTGCGAATCGTGGCCGACTGTATTCTGCTGAGGATTCTGTGAGCGCAGTGTTTCGTTTTGAAAACGGTTTGCCTGGCAGTGGCTCGTGGTGCTTTGTTGGCCATGAGTCGGCTCGCACCGATCGTATACTGATTATTGGTAATCAAGGTTCACTTAGTTTTTCGGTTTTCAATTACGACCCCATAGAACTGCATACTAGCGAAGGAACGCAACGTATAGAAGTGCCCAATCCGCCTTATGTGCAGTATCCGTTGATTAAAAATGTGTGTGAACACTTGCAGGGTCGTGCCGTATGTACGGCCACTAGCGTGTCGGCTACCTCTGTTAACTGGGTGCTTGACCGTATTTTAGGAAAGTACTAA